A stretch of the Uranotaenia lowii strain MFRU-FL chromosome 3, ASM2978415v1, whole genome shotgun sequence genome encodes the following:
- the LOC129753783 gene encoding uncharacterized protein LOC129753783 → MMSASEAVHSCQADGCKLPDSSRMVACDVCDSWWHYECAGVDDSIADKDFVCIRCSVSTEKQTTIITPAKSVTGSMSSVSSTGRRAKLKLQKLEEMKVLQEKQLELDQRKLNLEKDFHNEKFRVLEEEVADEEERRSRKSNRSNSSQIIQWKVDKLLGSVANSTVIPLAKEAVPTVVTTNDAICAGGIQANVELQADPISTIPKRTSVLATEPALIYPQKSTGMFIPYSATEPMQQPSSQRTITGAATVGGVNTHVHHSLRSALMSTSVAGTPVSAPIYSIPSGPLVAPAPPPVAHVSSNQCLPTSTGHSMYPPPAGLMNTENVALPTTSYYVPGSLSLSNPVAVPNPMPTHMRSHVNPANDDNYLAPNPSQIAARQVMGKDLPLFSGDPEDWPLFSSVYYNTSQACGYSNVENLSRLQRCLRGPALDAVSSYLLSPSTVPMAMENLTTLYGRPEVLVYTLLKKLKETPPPKPDRLDSLISFGMLVQSLVNHIESGHQTAHLNNPTLLFELVEKLPVNIQMDWGIYKQQFLEPNLRVFATFMSILIKAATQVTLPRSAKPDPKGSKSEKGKERGFLHAHAEHNFSSASETESKEPTTSDPKKCKVCSRSGHKIPECTEFHKKTTEERWDLVHSLFLCRTCLYPHGRRPCKQKRACGEQGCDYKHHPLLHTFKPSSSEAGTVNNHRHAEKSCLYRILPVTLHSKKGSVNVHAFLDDGSSITLLEESVANQLGLEGETGMLCLTWTSDVTRNEANSKWVNVDIAGDEKSKRYTLSNIRTVQKLALPSQTLHYKQLVARYPHLSGLPVSDYERAIPKILIGNDNAHLAVPLRRRESAKDSPIATKTRLGWTIHGPVLEHNTTSPTYSMHICECSTKLDGLHDLVKQSFAVESLGISRHSDPESNEDQRARQILEATTRRVGQRFETGLLWRYDVFELPESFPMAYKRMLCLERRMRTDAILGASVKRQISEYIEKGYLREATVLELDNTDVRRTWYLPLGVALNPKKPGKVRIFCDAAAKVDGVSLNTMLLKGPDLLVSLPKVLFGFRERRIAVCADIREMFHRVLIRDEDINAQRILWRDDPSLQPRIFLMKVATFGSTSSPCSVQHVKNLNAREFTDRIPEAVECILHHHYMDDFLKSFDDEKEAAKRSLEVKHIHSQAGFEIHSWSSNSDEVLNAVEETDPTSIKKFALCDQTVTASSTERILGMLWLREEDSFTYSSNLGHVPEWPTKREVLRVVMSLYDPLGLLSHFVIHGKILIQDIWRTQTTWDEPISEPLKDRWSKWVDLFQFLGDIRIPRPYFPGHSSHELSPLQLHVFVDASESAYACVSYLRTEINGKVKCALVSAKSKVAPLKTLSIPRLELQAAIIGSRLSKNAVEAHSLAITRRYFWTDSRTVLAWINSDLRKYNQFVACRIGEILETTSPFEWRWIPTKLNVADEATKWGTGPEFSRTARWFNGPDFLYGPEGSWPLLPTEIIEVPEERRSRHEIVNTHRVPKVVGLTINWGNFSQWNRLLNAVGYVFRYVHNFCQTSKRLPGRAGNLEHAELVAAEKLIFRTIQNEVYSAEISILRGEGVRRIHRNSPLAQLSPFIDADGVVRMESRISEAAFVSYDTRNPIILPKKHHATELIVLWYHKKYLHCNTETVINELRQRFHVSALKTMVRRIRRQCTHCQVYKASPAVPRMSPLPAARLRAFHRPFSFVGLDYFGPMQVRIGRSSNKRWVALFTCLTIRAVHLEVVHSLTTTSCKMAVRRFVGRRGPPVEIYSDNGTNFLGASNELIEECRGINNELAVTFTNAVTKWCFNPPSAPHMGGVWERLVRSVKTAFFAMTTMKTPNEETFSTILVEAEAIVNSRPLTFVSVEYDSQEALTPNHFLLLSSSGAVQPPMTMADPKLASRDDWNHNRHLVDMFWHRWIKEYLPIIARRTKWFEDVKPVEPGDLVVIIDESRRNGWIRGRILEVTKGVDGRARQAVVQTSRGILKRPVAKIAVLDIGKPSKDHQPYGWGNVPASLVAPLPPSKH, encoded by the coding sequence ATGATGTCAGCGTCCGAAGCCGTTCATAGTTGCCAAGCTGATGGATGCAAGCTCCCGGACTCTAGCCGGATGGTGGCGTGCGACGTATGTGACTCTTGGTGGCATTACGAGTGCGCGGGTGTTGACGATAGCATTGCGGATAAGGATTTCGTTTGTATTCGATGCTCCGTATCAACCGAGAAGCAGACCACTATTATCACCCCGGCAAAGTCAGTTACCGGCTCGATGTCTTCGGTAAGCTCCACTGGAAGACGGGCTAAGCTTAAATTGCAGAAGCTGGAGGAGATGAAGGTACTCCAGGAGAAGCAACTAGAGCTTGACCAACGAAAACttaatctggaaaaagatttcCACAACGAGAAGTTCCGGGTTCTCGAGGAGGAAGTAGCGGACGAGGAAGAACGGCGAAGCAGGAAATCCAATCGAAGCAACTCGAGCCAAATAATCCAGTGGAAAGTGGATAAGCTTCTAGGCAGCGTAGCGAATTCAACTGTTATCCCGCTTGCCAAAGAGGCGGTTCCTACCGTGGTGACGACAAACGATGCGATATGCGCGGGTGGTATCCAGGCTAACGTAGAGCTTCAAGCGGATCCGATTTCGACAATACCGAAGCGAACTAGCGTCCTTGCTACAGAACCTGCTCTCATTTATCCACAAAAATCGACAGGTATGTTTATTCCGTACTCCGCGACTGAGCCCATGCAACAGCCTTCATCACAGCGTACGATTACCGGAGCGGCGACTGTGGGTGGAGTGAACACACATGTACACCATTCATTGAGAAGCGCTCTTATGTCCACAAGTGTCGCGGGAACTCCTGTATCTGCACCGATTTATTCGATTCCATCAGGACCCTTGGTGGCACCTGCACCTCCTCCAGTGGCACACGTTTCTAGCAACCAATGTTTACCAACTTCGACAGGGCACTCGATGTATCCGCCCCCAGCTGGTTTAATGAACACCGAGAACGTCGCTCTTCCGACAACTTCATATTATGTGCCCGGTTCCCTGTCGTTGTCAAATCCTGTTGCCGTGCCGAACCCGATGCCAACGCATATGAGGAGTCACGTCAACCCAGCGAATGATGATAATTACTTAGCGCCGAACCCTAGCCAGATTGCAGCTCGACAAGTGATGGGCAAAGATCTTCCGCTGTTTTCAGGTGACCCCGAAGACTGGCCACTGTTTAGCAGCGTGTACTACAATACGTCTCAAGCTTGCGGATATTCCAATGTAGAAAACTTGTCTCGACTACAGCGTTGTCTAAGAGGACCAGCTTTGGATGCCGTGAGTAGCTACTTACTATCCCCATCTACTGTTCCCATGGCGATGGAAAACCTGACAACTCTGTACGGCCGTCCCGAGGTCCTGGTTTACACACTTCTGAAGAAGCTGAAGGAGACACCACCACCGAAACCCGACAGACTCGATTCCTTGATTTCTTTTGGTATGTTGGTACAAAGTCTTGTTAATCACATCGAGTCTGGTCACCAAACAGCGCACTTGAATAATCCGACATTACTCTTCGAGCTCGTAGAAAAGCTGCCGGTCAATATTCAGATGGACTGGGGTATATATAAACAACAGTTCTTGGAGCCTAATTTACGAGTCTTTGCAACGTTCATGTCGATCCTGATCAAAGCAGCTACACAAGTGACCTTGCCGCGGAGCGCGAAACCGGATCCAAAAGGGTCCAAATCGGAAAAGGGAAAAGAACGTGGCTTCTTACATGCGCACGCTGAACACAATTTTAGCTCTGCATCGGAAACGGAGAGCAAAGAGCCGACAACGAGCGATCCTAAAAAGTGCAAAGTTTGTTCTAGATCTGGGCACAAGATTCCCGAATGTACTGAATTCCATAAGAAAACAACTGAAGAGCGTTGGGATCTCGTACATAGTTTGTTTCTATGTCGTACTTGTCTTTACCCGCACGGAAGGCGCCCGTGTAAGCAGAAGAGAGCTTGTGGAGAGCAAGGATGTGACTACAAACACCACCCTCTACTTCACACATTCAAACCATCGTCGTCTGAGGCTGGAACCGTAAATAACCACCGTCATGCGGAAAAATCTTGTTTGTATCGCATACTTCCTGTGACGCTGCATAGCAAAAAAGGTTCGGTAAACGTCCACGCCTTTTTGGACGACGGTTCGTCCATAACACTGTTGGAGGAAAGTGTCGCGAATCAACTCGGGCTCGAAGGAGAAACTGGAATGCTATGTTTAACATGGACGTCAGATGTGACGCGAAACGAAGCCAATTCTAAATGGGTGAACGTAGATATTGCTGgagatgaaaaatcaaaacggtACACACTTTCAAATATACGAACTGTTCAAAAGCTCGCTCTTCCTTCTCAAACGTTACACTACAAGCAATTGGTTGCCAGATACCCTCATCTGTCAGGACTTCCGGTTAGCGACTACGAACGCGCGATCCCAAAAATCCTTATCGGAAATGACAACGCACATTTGGCAGTCCCACTCCGTAGGCGAGAAAGTGCGAAGGATTCTCCAATCGCTACAAAGACACGTCTTGGCTGGACAATTCATGGTCCTGTCTTAGAGCATAACACAACGAGCCCGACGTACAGTATGCACATTTGCGAGTGCTCGACAAAATTGGACGGACTCCACGATCTAGTCAAGCAATCCTTCGCAGTAGAAAGTCTGGGAATTTCCCGACATAGTGATCCCGAATCCAATGAGGACCAAAGAGCTCGACAGATTCTGGAGGCAACGACGAGAAGAGTAGGACAAAGATTCGAAACTGGATTGCTGTGGCGTTATGATGTTTTCGAGTTACCTGAAAGTTTTCCTATGGCCTATAAACGCATGCTGTGTCTGGAGCGTCGTATGAGAACCGACGCGATTCTTGGGGCCAGTGTCAAACGACAGATTTCTGAATACATCGAAAAAGGTTATTTGCGAGAAGCGACTGTGCTGGAGTTGGACAACACCGATGTTCGACGTACTTGGTATCTACCTCTGGGAGTTGCTCTCAATCCCAAAAAACCCGGAAAAGTCCGTATTTTCTGTGACGCAGCTGCCAAAGTGGACGGTGTTAGCCTGAATACGATGCTCCTGAAGGGTCCAGACTTACTTGTTTCACTTCCGAAGGTTTTGTTTGGATTTCGGGAACGAAGAATCGCGGTGTGCGCGGACATCAGAGAAATGTTCCACCGTGTTCTTATCCGGGACGAAGACATAAATGCGCAGCGAATTCTCTGGCGTGACGATCCCTCTCTGCAACCCCGAATTTTCCTCATGAAAGTCGCCACCTTTGGATCGACCAGTTCACCATGCTCCGTTCAACACGTGAAAAACCTTAATGCACGAGAGTTTACAGACAGGATTCCGGAAGCTGTGGAGTGCATCCTACACCACCATTACATGGAcgactttttgaaaagtttcgaCGACGAAAAAGAAGCTGCGAAAAGGTCATTGGAGGTAAAGCACATCCACTCTCAAGCAGGGTTTGAGATACACTCGTGGTCCTCGAACTCCGATGAAGTTTTAAACGCTGTGGAAGAAACTGATCCAACTtctattaaaaaatttgctttgtGTGACCAGACCGTTACCGCAAGCTCGACGGAGCGCATATTGGGGATGTTGTGGCTGCGTGAGGAAGACTCATTCACCTATTCGTCGAACTTAGGACATGTTCCTGAATGGCCGACTAAGCGGGAAGTCTTACGTGTCGTTATGAGCCTTTATGACCCCCTTGGACTTCTTTCGCACTTCGTTATTCATggaaaaattctgattcagGATATTTGGCGAACCCAGACTACCTGGGACGAGCCCATTTCCGAACCTCTAAAGGATCGCTGGTCAAAGTGGGTtgatttgtttcagtttttgggAGATATTCGAATCCCTAGACCGTATTTTCCTGGACATTCATCACACGAACTAAGCCCCCTTCAACTTCATGTTTTCGTTGACGCAAGTGAATCTGCGTACGCTTGCGTGTCCTATCTAAGAACGGAAATAAATGGGAAAGTAAAATGTGCGCTCGTTTCGGCGAAATCAAAAGTGGCCCCCCTGAAAACGTTGTCCATTCCACGGCTCGAATTACAAGCCGCGATCATCGGAAGTCGCCTGTCGAAGAACGCAGTGGAAGCACACTCGTTGGCGATAACTCGAAGGTATTTTTGGACCGACTCTCGCACCGTTTTAGCCTGGATCAATTCCGACCTACGAAAATACAACCAGTTCGTTGCCTGTCGCATCGGCGAGATTTTGGAAACCACAAGTCCGTTTGAATGGCGGTGGATTCCAACCAAATTGAATGTCGCTGACGAAGCCACCAAATGGGGCACCGGTCCAGAATTTTCACGCACTGCTCGTTGGTTCAACGGCCCTGATTTCCTGTACGGACCAGAGGGAAGTTGGCCACTGCTGCCGACGGAAATAATAGAAGTACCTGAAGAACGTCGGTCACGTCACGAAATCGTCAACACTCATCGAGTTCCCAAGGTCGTCGGTTTGACGATTAATTGGGGAAACTTTTCGCAATGGAACCGCCTACTTAACGCTGTTGGGTATGTTTTCCGCTACGTGCACAACTTTTGTCAAACGTCAAAGCGCCTCCCAGGTAGAGCTGGAAATCTAGAACATGCCGAGTTGGTCGCTGCAGAAAAGCTGATTTTTCGAACCATTCAGAACGAAGTGTATTCTGCGGAAATATCGATACTAAGAGGGGAAGGTGTTCGACGCATACACCGTAACAGCCCACTAGCTCAATTGTCTCCTTTTATTGACGCAGATGGAGTTGTACGCATGGAATCCAGGATCAGCGAAGCTGCATTCGTATCATATGATACCCGCAATCCCATAATACTCCCTAAAAAACATCATGCCACCGAGTTGATCGTATTGTGGTATCATAAAAAGTACCTACACTGCAACACAGAAACGGTCATTAACGAATTGAGGCAGAGGTTCCACGTGTCGGCTTTGAAGACGATGGTTCGTCGTATCCGTAGACAGTGCACACATTGCCAGGTCTACAAAGCATCGCCCGCGGTTCCCCGTATGAGCCCCCTACCAGCAGCCCGACTGAGAGCTTTTCATCGACCGTTTTCTTTCGTGGGCCTCGACTATTTTGGCCCGATGCAAGTAAGAATAGGACGTAGCTCGAATAAAAGATGGGTCGCCTTGTTTACTTGTTTGACGATCCGAGCGGTCCATCTTGAAGTCGTACATTCACTAACAACAACCTCCTGCAAAATGGCCGTGCGACGGTTCGTAGGCCGGCGTGGGCCACCAGTGGAAATTTATTCTGACAACGGCACGAATTTTTTGGGTGCGAGTAACGAGCTCATCGAGGAATGCAGAGGCATAAATAACGAACTTGCGGTGACATTCACCAACGCCGTGACAAAATGGTGCTTCAACCCCCCGTCAGCACCACATATGGGAGGCGTATGGGAGCGCCTCGTGCGATCGGTAAAGACAGCCTTTTTTGCCATGACAACGATGAAAACCCCGAACGAAGAAACTTTCTCTACCATACTCGTCGAAGCAGAGGCCATTGTCAACTCGCGCCCCCTAACTTTCGTTTCCGTGGAATACGATTCCCAGGAAGCTTTGACGCCAAATCACTTCCTTTTGCTTAGTTCCAGTGGCGCAGTTCAACCTCCTATGACTATGGCAGATCCCAAGCTAGCCAGCAGAGACGATTGGAACCACAATAGGCACCTAGTGGACATGTTTTGGCATCGGTGGATAAAAGAATACCTACCTATCATAGCTAGGCGGACTAAATGGTTCGAAGATGTAAAGCCAGTCGAACCTGGAGATTTGGTGGTCATCATTGACGAATCCCGGCGAAACGGTTGGATTAGAGGTCGCATCTTGGAGGTGACAAAGGGTGTAGACGGGAGAGCCCGTCAAGCTGTGGTGCAAACATCGAGGGGAATCTTGAAAAGACCAGTAGCGAAGATAGCGGTGTTGGATATTGGTAAGCCATCGAAGGATCATCAGCCTTACGGGTGGGGGAATGTTCCCGCATCTTTGGTCGCTCCCTTGCCCCCATCGAAACATTGA